One stretch of Rhizobium rhizoryzae DNA includes these proteins:
- a CDS encoding ABC transporter permease → MATVRFIGVGEPKPKRNIRISPKLAAYLQAAPLTVILGVFLALPLLMILVVSFWDYDFAQMYPDFLTMNYVETLGSWVTWKTYLNTLKFAVLVWAITLFIGFWVAYFLAFHIRTTAMQMVLFLVCTVPFLTSNIIRMISWIPVLGRNGLINSGLVNSGLVSEPVEWLLYSDFAVVLAMVHLYTLFMVTPIFNTLMRIDKSLVEAARDAGATSWQVLTNVIIPLAKPGMAIGTIFVVTLVMADFSTVQVMSGGQSASVALMMKNQMSLLQYPAAAANAVVLLILVLSMVAGILRIVDIRKEL, encoded by the coding sequence ATGGCAACAGTACGTTTCATAGGCGTTGGAGAGCCGAAGCCGAAGCGGAACATCCGCATCTCGCCGAAGCTTGCCGCCTATCTGCAGGCCGCGCCGCTCACGGTCATTCTCGGCGTCTTCCTTGCGCTTCCGCTTCTGATGATCCTCGTGGTCAGCTTCTGGGACTATGACTTCGCCCAGATGTATCCCGACTTTCTCACCATGAACTATGTCGAGACTCTCGGTTCCTGGGTTACCTGGAAGACTTACCTTAATACCTTGAAATTCGCGGTCCTTGTCTGGGCCATTACACTGTTCATCGGCTTCTGGGTCGCCTATTTCCTGGCATTCCACATCAGAACCACGGCGATGCAGATGGTGCTGTTCCTGGTGTGTACCGTACCGTTCCTCACCTCGAACATCATCCGCATGATTTCCTGGATCCCGGTTCTCGGGCGAAACGGGTTGATCAATTCCGGCCTCGTCAATTCCGGCCTCGTATCCGAACCCGTCGAATGGCTGCTCTATTCGGATTTCGCTGTCGTGCTGGCCATGGTGCATCTCTACACGCTCTTCATGGTGACGCCGATTTTCAATACGTTGATGCGCATCGATAAATCGCTGGTGGAAGCAGCCCGCGATGCAGGCGCCACAAGCTGGCAGGTGCTGACGAATGTCATCATTCCACTCGCCAAACCCGGCATGGCCATCGGCACCATTTTCGTGGTTACGCTGGTGATGGCGGATTTCTCGACCGTTCAGGTCATGTCCGGCGGACAGAGTGCATCCGTGGCGCTGATGATGAAGAACCAGATGTCCCTGCTGCAATATCCGGCGGCGGCGGCCAATGCAGTGGTTCTGCTGATCCTCGTCCTTTCCATGGTCGCAGGCATTCTGCGCATCGTCGATATTCGCAAGGAGCTTTGA
- a CDS encoding ABC transporter permease, producing MYADKRSREFYILALFFAIFVLFLYGPLSAIVILSFQGENGGLTFPLNGVSLHWFANLLETQAVGDFGGSFRRSAALGLMVMAVTVLVSLLAGLAFRRKFIGATALFYLSIASLVVPSIIISLGIGVMFQQAGVQPAWFSSAFGAHLTWTLPFGVLIMFAVFNRFSPSYEEAARDLGATSWQTFRYVVLPMIAPSLVGVGLFGFTLSYDEFARTLMTSGTYNTLPLEIYGMTTNVTTPVLYALGTVTTVFSFLVIAGTLGLIALLNRRRTRG from the coding sequence ATGTATGCAGACAAACGCTCCCGCGAGTTCTATATCCTGGCCTTATTCTTCGCGATCTTCGTGCTGTTTCTCTACGGGCCACTATCGGCCATCGTCATCCTCTCGTTTCAGGGCGAGAACGGCGGGCTCACCTTTCCGTTGAACGGCGTCTCACTGCACTGGTTCGCGAACTTGCTGGAAACCCAGGCCGTGGGCGATTTCGGCGGCTCCTTCCGGCGCTCGGCGGCGCTTGGCCTGATGGTCATGGCCGTCACGGTTCTGGTGTCGCTTCTGGCAGGCCTTGCCTTTCGCCGAAAATTCATCGGCGCAACCGCGCTCTTCTATTTGTCCATCGCCAGCCTTGTGGTCCCGTCGATCATCATCTCGCTCGGGATTGGCGTCATGTTTCAGCAGGCAGGCGTACAGCCCGCGTGGTTCTCTTCGGCCTTCGGCGCGCACCTGACCTGGACCCTGCCGTTCGGCGTGCTGATCATGTTCGCCGTGTTCAACCGCTTCTCGCCCTCTTACGAAGAAGCGGCGCGAGATCTGGGCGCAACCTCCTGGCAGACATTCCGCTATGTAGTTTTGCCGATGATCGCGCCATCGCTGGTCGGTGTCGGCCTGTTCGGCTTCACGCTCTCCTATGACGAGTTTGCACGAACGCTGATGACATCCGGCACCTACAATACGCTGCCGCTGGAGATTTATGGTATGACGACCAACGTCACGACGCCGGTTCTTTATGCGCTCGGCACCGTGACAACCGTTTTCTCTTTCCTCGTGATTGCCGGAACACTCGGTCTGATCGCCCTTCTCAACCGCCGCAGGACACGCGGCTGA
- a CDS encoding ABC transporter ATP-binding protein: MSKAAEIEIASVSKIYGNTTAVHAISLKIPAGSYCCLLGPSGCGKTSTLRMIAGHESVSGGDILLGNKNVTDLAPAERGTAMMFQSYALFPHLDLVDNVAFSMKMKGVDKETRRAKALDMLKLMQLEPYASRRPAQLSGGQQQRVALARALITDPEALLLDEPLSALDPFLKIRMRAELKKLQTSLGITFVHVTHSQEEAMALADIIVVMNDGRIEQAAAPRTVFERPATAFVARFMGDHNVISGRATSSTPLGLSLTVPAGGTFSAPACGIPEGDPVDIAIRTDRVQIGKAAQDGLGFTGSVSNIEYRGSSVKLTATGAGIEEFTAIISDREFFEQPIKVGEAIQLSWDAGDVIVLGKAQ, from the coding sequence ATGAGCAAAGCAGCCGAGATAGAAATTGCGTCGGTTTCCAAGATCTACGGAAACACAACCGCAGTTCATGCCATCAGCCTGAAGATTCCGGCTGGAAGTTACTGCTGCCTTCTTGGCCCTTCCGGTTGCGGCAAGACGTCAACCTTGCGCATGATTGCGGGCCACGAAAGCGTATCAGGTGGCGATATTCTTCTCGGCAACAAGAATGTCACGGATCTTGCCCCTGCCGAGCGCGGCACCGCCATGATGTTCCAGTCCTATGCCCTGTTTCCGCATCTCGATCTGGTCGACAATGTCGCCTTCTCGATGAAGATGAAGGGCGTGGACAAGGAGACGCGCCGCGCCAAGGCGCTGGATATGCTGAAGCTGATGCAGCTTGAGCCCTATGCCAGCCGCCGTCCCGCGCAACTGTCTGGCGGCCAGCAGCAACGCGTGGCGCTTGCCCGTGCGCTGATCACCGATCCGGAAGCCCTGCTGCTGGACGAACCACTTTCGGCGCTCGATCCCTTCCTGAAGATCCGCATGCGCGCCGAACTGAAAAAGCTGCAGACCTCGCTCGGCATCACCTTCGTGCACGTAACCCACAGCCAGGAAGAGGCCATGGCGCTGGCGGATATCATCGTCGTCATGAACGATGGCCGCATCGAGCAGGCAGCCGCGCCGCGCACGGTGTTCGAACGACCGGCGACGGCCTTCGTCGCCCGCTTCATGGGCGACCATAACGTAATCTCCGGGCGCGCGACGTCGTCGACACCGTTGGGTCTTTCTCTCACGGTTCCGGCGGGCGGTACATTCAGCGCCCCGGCTTGCGGCATACCAGAAGGCGACCCGGTCGACATCGCCATCCGCACCGACCGTGTGCAGATCGGCAAGGCCGCGCAGGATGGGCTGGGCTTCACCGGCAGCGTCTCCAACATCGAATATCGTGGCTCCTCCGTGAAGCTCACCGCCACCGGCGCTGGGATCGAGGAGTTCACTGCAATCATCAGCGACAGAGAGTTCTTCGAACAACCGATCAAGGTTGGCGAAGCCATTCAGCTGTCCTGGGATGCCGGGGACGTGATCGTCCTCGGAAAGGCTCAATAA
- a CDS encoding ABC transporter substrate-binding protein — protein MTDKTNKPSGLTRRSLLKTASAAAGLAAGSGAITGFPTIWAQSKITLRQFGTGVSNINAIAEQCKKDLGITLEMTATDSDAAAQRAVTQPNSYDIADIEYWILKKVYPAGVIQPMDVKKLKYYDKVVPLFKNGKLKPDSVIAQGTAPHTVGYVEKPGTKTFAKSETEWFTMMPTIYNADTLGIRPDLVGREITTWADILDPAFKGKTSILNIPSIGIMDAAMIMEASGKIKYADKGNMTKEEIDKTIAFLIEMKKAGQFRAFWKSFDESVNLMASGEVVIQSMWSPAVAAVRSKGIACKYQPLKEGYRSWGGGLGLAAHLKGAQLDAAYEYINWYTSGWVGGYLNRQGYYSACMDTAKKFMTDDEWGYWIEGKAAKGDILSPEGKVMEKAGAVRDGGSFEDRMGKVACWNSVMDEDRYMVRRWNEFIAA, from the coding sequence ATGACCGACAAGACGAACAAGCCTTCGGGCCTGACCCGCCGCAGCCTTCTGAAAACCGCATCCGCCGCCGCAGGCCTTGCTGCCGGTTCCGGCGCCATCACCGGTTTTCCGACCATCTGGGCGCAGAGCAAGATCACGCTGCGCCAGTTCGGCACCGGCGTTTCCAACATCAACGCCATTGCCGAACAGTGCAAGAAGGACCTCGGCATCACGCTGGAAATGACGGCAACCGACAGCGACGCCGCCGCCCAGCGCGCCGTGACGCAGCCGAATTCCTACGATATCGCCGATATCGAATACTGGATCCTGAAGAAGGTCTATCCGGCAGGCGTCATCCAGCCCATGGATGTCAAGAAGCTGAAATACTATGACAAGGTCGTTCCGCTGTTCAAGAATGGCAAGCTGAAGCCCGATAGCGTGATTGCGCAGGGCACCGCGCCACACACGGTCGGCTATGTCGAGAAGCCCGGCACCAAGACCTTCGCCAAGAGCGAAACCGAATGGTTCACCATGATGCCGACCATCTACAATGCCGATACGCTTGGCATTCGTCCGGACCTCGTCGGTCGCGAAATCACCACCTGGGCGGACATTCTCGATCCAGCCTTCAAGGGCAAGACCTCCATCCTCAACATCCCGTCCATCGGCATCATGGATGCGGCAATGATCATGGAAGCCTCCGGCAAGATCAAATATGCCGACAAGGGCAACATGACGAAGGAAGAGATCGACAAGACCATCGCCTTCCTCATTGAAATGAAGAAGGCCGGACAGTTCCGCGCCTTCTGGAAGAGCTTCGATGAATCAGTAAACCTGATGGCGTCCGGCGAAGTGGTCATCCAGTCCATGTGGTCGCCTGCGGTTGCCGCCGTCCGCTCCAAGGGCATTGCCTGCAAATACCAGCCGCTGAAGGAAGGTTACCGTTCGTGGGGCGGCGGTCTGGGCCTTGCCGCCCATCTGAAGGGCGCGCAGCTCGACGCGGCTTATGAATACATCAACTGGTACACCTCCGGCTGGGTGGGCGGCTATCTCAACCGTCAGGGCTACTATTCCGCCTGCATGGATACGGCAAAGAAGTTCATGACCGACGACGAGTGGGGCTACTGGATCGAAGGCAAGGCCGCCAAGGGCGACATTCTCTCGCCGGAAGGCAAGGTCATGGAAAAGGCCGGTGCCGTGCGCGATGGCGGCTCGTTCGAGGACCGCATGGGCAAGGTCGCCTGCTGGAACTCCGTCATGGACGAAGACCGCTACATGGTTCGCCGCTGGAACGAATTCATCGCGGCGTAA
- a CDS encoding GntR family transcriptional regulator — protein MQISDKISPFDIAPDDRALAIRDALRNAIVDRRLAPGTKLSESEVGTLFEASRTVVRASLQMLAFEGLVKTERNRGAFVSNPTPDEARQVFASRRLLEPGIVLAAVERITSADLERFRRHLEEETRYMNQRGPVARRAEIKASGDFHLMLAEVSGNAILQRFMDELVARSSLVIALYGNTGVSRCGHNEHADILEALEARDAARASAIMLHHIDHIEADLDLRVRDGLALKDALDI, from the coding sequence ATGCAGATCAGCGACAAGATTTCTCCCTTCGATATTGCCCCGGACGATCGGGCCTTGGCCATTCGGGATGCCCTGCGCAATGCTATTGTCGACCGCCGTCTGGCGCCTGGGACCAAGCTTTCGGAAAGTGAAGTCGGCACGCTGTTCGAGGCCAGCCGCACCGTGGTGCGCGCCTCTCTTCAAATGCTCGCCTTCGAGGGTCTGGTAAAGACGGAACGAAACCGGGGTGCTTTTGTATCCAATCCGACGCCGGATGAGGCGCGTCAGGTCTTCGCCTCGCGACGCCTGCTGGAGCCCGGTATTGTTCTTGCTGCGGTGGAGCGCATCACGTCCGCCGATCTGGAGCGCTTTCGCCGGCATCTGGAGGAGGAAACGCGCTACATGAACCAGCGGGGACCCGTGGCCCGCCGCGCGGAGATCAAGGCATCCGGCGATTTCCACCTGATGCTGGCCGAGGTCTCTGGCAATGCCATTCTGCAAAGGTTCATGGACGAACTGGTGGCGCGCTCGTCACTTGTGATTGCGCTTTATGGAAATACAGGCGTTTCGCGTTGCGGCCACAATGAGCATGCCGATATTCTGGAGGCGCTGGAAGCGCGCGATGCGGCACGGGCGAGCGCCATCATGCTGCATCACATAGACCATATCGAAGCGGATCTGGATCTGCGCGTGCGTGATGGTTTGGCTTTGAAGGACGCGCTCGATATCTGA
- a CDS encoding aspartate/glutamate racemase family protein, producing MKILLVNPNTTASMTATAAHAARLVAAHGTEVVAVTSSMGPVSIEGYYDEALAIPGLLMEIAAGERSGAQAAIISCFDDTGLDAARALANIPVIGICEAALAAASFIAQRITIVTTMERSRLPLEHLVHRYGMAGRTKVRAADIPVLSLEEPSSNARARLCQQMEMALRDDRAEAIVLGCAGMADLTADLRKEFGVPVIDGVAAAVKQAECLISLGLTTSKIGAYAPPIPKPYLGALASFAPEAMLA from the coding sequence ATGAAGATCCTGCTCGTCAATCCAAACACCACAGCCAGCATGACTGCGACGGCAGCCCATGCCGCGAGGCTGGTTGCAGCCCACGGCACCGAGGTCGTCGCAGTCACATCGTCCATGGGGCCGGTATCGATCGAAGGCTACTATGACGAAGCGCTTGCCATTCCCGGCCTGCTGATGGAAATCGCAGCGGGTGAAAGATCTGGCGCGCAAGCGGCCATCATCTCCTGTTTCGACGATACGGGGCTGGATGCCGCCCGCGCCTTGGCGAACATTCCGGTCATCGGCATCTGCGAGGCGGCGCTCGCCGCCGCCTCCTTCATCGCCCAACGCATTACGATCGTCACGACAATGGAGCGCTCGCGCCTGCCACTCGAACATCTCGTCCATCGCTACGGCATGGCGGGACGCACAAAGGTGCGGGCCGCCGATATCCCGGTTCTCTCTCTGGAAGAGCCCTCCTCCAATGCCCGCGCCAGACTGTGCCAGCAGATGGAAATGGCACTGCGCGACGATAGGGCCGAAGCCATCGTTCTGGGATGCGCAGGCATGGCGGACCTGACGGCGGATCTGCGCAAGGAGTTCGGCGTGCCGGTAATCGACGGCGTGGCCGCAGCCGTGAAGCAGGCGGAATGTCTCATCTCGCTTGGTCTCACCACGTCGAAGATCGGCGCCTATGCACCACCGATCCCCAAACCCTATCTCGGCGCTCTGGCCTCTTTTGCCCCGGAAGCGATGCTGGCATGA